A genomic stretch from Dyella sp. M7H15-1 includes:
- a CDS encoding transporter: MTIPQGTLVVEPYLMQYKSDSYYDSQGNEQTSRPGVRQWQTLVPIFYGVTNRFQVKASVGAAHAMSGGASTSGWGATDTTIGAQYLLLAPGEGNKGPAVSVSYSHRFPTGKYDQLNENPLDALGNGAHIDTFSLLAQQYMWLPNGRPLRFRATASYSLAPSRIDVKGANAYYSGAPQDFRGSARLGSSFGISTSVEYSINPQWVLAMDLAYDRAGSSVLKGSSGSGDAITFIDNHNPSRHVYSLAPAVEYNFNDRFGLIGGVQFSFAGRNNDSFITPMAAFNMVF, from the coding sequence ATGACGATTCCCCAGGGCACCCTGGTGGTCGAACCTTATCTGATGCAGTACAAAAGCGACTCGTATTATGACAGCCAGGGCAACGAACAGACGTCACGTCCTGGCGTGCGCCAATGGCAGACCTTGGTACCGATCTTCTACGGCGTAACGAATCGCTTCCAGGTGAAAGCTTCCGTAGGTGCGGCACACGCTATGTCCGGCGGTGCCAGCACGAGCGGCTGGGGTGCCACCGATACCACCATCGGCGCGCAATATCTGCTGCTGGCACCGGGCGAAGGCAACAAGGGGCCTGCCGTTTCGGTGAGCTATTCGCATCGCTTCCCAACCGGCAAGTACGATCAGCTCAATGAAAATCCTCTCGACGCGCTCGGCAATGGTGCGCATATCGACACGTTCTCGCTGTTGGCGCAGCAATATATGTGGCTGCCGAATGGACGCCCGCTGCGTTTCCGTGCCACAGCTTCCTACAGCCTTGCTCCCAGCCGCATCGATGTGAAGGGCGCCAATGCGTACTACTCCGGCGCACCGCAGGATTTTCGCGGCAGTGCGCGCCTGGGCAGCTCGTTTGGCATTTCCACGTCCGTCGAATACAGCATCAATCCGCAGTGGGTGCTGGCGATGGACCTGGCCTACGACCGTGCAGGATCGTCCGTCCTGAAAGGAAGTTCGGGCAGCGGCGATGCAATCACATTCATCGACAACCACAATCCGTCACGCCACGTTTACAGTCTGGCACCGGCGGTCGAATACAACTTCAATGATCGCTTCGGCCTGATCGGTGGCGTGCAATTTAGCTTTGCCGGTCGCAACAACGACTCCTTCATCACGCCAATGGCCGCGTTCAACATGGTGTTCTAA
- a CDS encoding amino acid permease, with product MLFKRVKPLDQILATAEKKALTRQLGAFQLTMLGIGAIIGTGIFVLTAEAGQKAGPGMMISFVIAAIVCALAALAYAELASMIPVAGSAYTYTYGVLGEGMAWVVGWALVLEYTIAASTVCVGWAGYVNGLLAHAGYGLPEFLRTGPMDGGTFNLLAFLIGIAITLLLIMGTSKSAKVNTFLVIIKVLALTAFIFVALPAVKDANFKPFIPNGWGSPMGGIGVLGAAASIFFAYVGFDAISTAAEETKNPNRNIPIGLIASLGVCTIYYLLVSYSAIGSIGAEPLVGPDGVAFQPGTPEMAAACKGSEALVCSREALAHVLRVLNHNQLGNLVGLAAGIALPSVILTMTYGQTRIFFTMARDGLLPSGLAKIHPRFHTPHVITLVTGIFVSIFGALYPVGQLADITNSGTLFAFIMVAIGVMVLRVTQPDRKRPFRTPLVWIVCPLAVLGCLLLFVNLPLKTMEVFFGWGVVGLVVYYLYGHRKSHLANGTEPT from the coding sequence ATGCTATTCAAGCGCGTCAAGCCACTCGACCAGATCTTGGCCACTGCCGAGAAAAAAGCCCTCACTCGGCAACTTGGCGCGTTCCAGCTAACCATGTTGGGCATTGGCGCCATTATCGGCACCGGTATTTTCGTACTCACCGCCGAGGCCGGACAGAAAGCCGGTCCAGGCATGATGATCTCGTTCGTGATTGCGGCGATTGTCTGTGCCCTGGCCGCACTGGCTTACGCAGAACTGGCCTCCATGATTCCGGTAGCCGGTTCAGCCTATACCTATACGTATGGCGTACTTGGCGAAGGCATGGCATGGGTTGTCGGCTGGGCGCTCGTGCTGGAATACACCATCGCGGCCAGCACGGTATGCGTCGGTTGGGCCGGCTACGTAAACGGACTGCTTGCACACGCAGGATATGGTTTGCCGGAGTTTCTACGTACCGGCCCGATGGATGGCGGCACTTTCAATCTGCTGGCCTTCCTGATCGGAATCGCCATTACGCTGCTGTTGATCATGGGCACATCGAAGTCGGCTAAGGTCAATACCTTCCTGGTCATCATCAAAGTACTGGCGCTAACCGCCTTCATCTTTGTCGCGCTGCCAGCCGTCAAGGATGCGAACTTCAAACCCTTCATACCTAATGGCTGGGGCAGCCCGATGGGCGGTATCGGTGTGCTCGGGGCGGCGGCTTCCATCTTCTTTGCCTATGTCGGCTTTGACGCCATCTCCACCGCCGCCGAAGAAACCAAGAATCCCAATCGCAATATTCCGATCGGCCTGATCGCATCACTCGGCGTCTGCACCATTTATTACTTGCTGGTCAGCTATAGCGCCATCGGTTCCATTGGCGCGGAACCGCTCGTTGGCCCCGACGGCGTGGCATTCCAGCCGGGCACACCGGAAATGGCTGCCGCCTGCAAAGGTTCCGAGGCGCTGGTGTGCAGTCGGGAAGCGCTCGCTCACGTGCTGCGTGTGCTCAACCATAATCAACTTGGCAACCTAGTCGGGCTTGCCGCCGGCATCGCACTGCCATCGGTCATCCTGACCATGACCTACGGTCAGACACGCATCTTCTTCACCATGGCGCGCGACGGTCTGCTGCCCAGCGGCCTCGCCAAGATCCATCCGCGTTTCCATACGCCACATGTGATCACGCTCGTTACCGGTATCTTCGTTTCCATCTTCGGCGCCCTTTACCCAGTCGGCCAACTCGCCGATATCACCAATTCGGGCACGCTGTTTGCTTTCATCATGGTGGCCATTGGCGTGATGGTGCTGCGCGTCACCCAGCCCGATCGCAAGCGCCCGTTCCGTACGCCGCTGGTCTGGATTGTCTGCCCGCTGGCTGTGCTCGGTTGTTTGCTGCTGTTCGTGAATCTTCCACTGAAGACGATGGAAGTGTTCTTCGGCTGGGGCGTTGTCGGCCTGGTTGTCTACTATCTCTACGGCCATCGCAAGAGTCACCTGGCCAACGGCACCGAGCCCACCTGA
- a CDS encoding amino acid permease has protein sequence MFKQLFARKTDFSDSHDESHGPTLRRTLGPWGITALGIGAVIGTGIFVVTGQAAADHAGPAVLISFILAAICSGFTALCYSEFATLIPISGSSYSYAYATLGELVAWFIGWNMVLEYGISASAVAASWTGYFTSLLDNIGIHLPVALTDAPFAYKSGALVLTGHLINLPAIAIVLALTWVCYIGIRESAGINFLMVLLKVGLIVVVVVAGYRYVNPANWHPFIPEAQGNHKYGWDGIMRGAAMVFFAYIGFEATSTAAQECKNPQRDLPFGTLVSLAICTVLYLAMAAVLTGLIPYTQLGTDEPVVTAIRVHPELNWLRWIVEIGALIGLSSVILVMIIAQPRIFMIMARDGLLPKVFNRIHPKHRTPHLNTVITGVGIAALAAVFPLDLLANLTSMGTLIAFVAVCAGVLILRYTSPELPRTFRVPWAPVICTAGVLSCLALLAAMDWFNWALMGAWTVIGFAIYFTYGVRHSRLHIANDSAKS, from the coding sequence ATGTTCAAACAGTTATTCGCCCGCAAGACCGATTTTTCCGACAGCCACGATGAATCCCACGGCCCTACTCTGCGGCGAACACTTGGTCCATGGGGCATTACTGCGCTAGGCATTGGCGCTGTCATCGGCACCGGCATTTTCGTGGTCACGGGCCAGGCTGCGGCAGATCATGCCGGACCGGCGGTGCTGATTTCCTTCATCCTTGCGGCAATCTGCAGCGGCTTCACCGCGCTGTGCTATTCCGAATTCGCCACGCTTATTCCTATTTCCGGCAGCTCTTATTCCTACGCTTATGCCACGTTGGGCGAACTGGTCGCCTGGTTCATCGGCTGGAACATGGTGCTGGAGTACGGCATCTCCGCCTCTGCCGTGGCAGCGAGCTGGACAGGTTATTTCACTAGCCTGCTCGACAACATCGGCATTCACCTGCCCGTCGCCCTTACCGATGCGCCCTTCGCCTACAAGAGCGGAGCACTGGTTTTGACCGGACATTTGATCAACCTGCCTGCCATAGCCATCGTGCTGGCGCTAACCTGGGTGTGCTACATCGGCATCCGCGAATCGGCTGGCATCAACTTTCTGATGGTGCTGTTGAAGGTTGGCCTGATCGTGGTCGTGGTGGTTGCCGGTTATCGCTATGTGAATCCCGCCAATTGGCATCCGTTCATTCCAGAAGCACAAGGCAATCACAAATATGGCTGGGACGGCATCATGCGCGGTGCGGCGATGGTGTTCTTCGCGTATATCGGTTTCGAGGCGACCTCTACCGCCGCACAAGAATGCAAGAATCCGCAGCGCGACCTGCCATTCGGTACGCTCGTATCGCTGGCGATCTGCACCGTGCTTTATCTGGCGATGGCTGCGGTGCTGACCGGCCTTATCCCTTACACCCAGCTGGGCACGGATGAGCCAGTCGTTACCGCTATCAGGGTGCACCCCGAACTGAACTGGCTGCGCTGGATCGTCGAGATCGGCGCGCTGATTGGCCTGTCATCGGTGATCCTGGTGATGATCATCGCGCAACCGCGCATCTTCATGATCATGGCGCGCGACGGCCTGCTGCCCAAAGTGTTCAATCGCATTCATCCCAAGCACCGCACGCCACATCTCAACACGGTCATCACAGGTGTCGGCATCGCCGCACTTGCCGCGGTGTTTCCACTCGACCTGCTCGCCAACCTTACCTCGATGGGTACGCTGATTGCGTTCGTTGCCGTGTGTGCAGGCGTACTGATCCTGCGTTACACCTCGCCGGAACTGCCACGCACCTTCCGCGTACCGTGGGCACCCGTGATCTGCACAGCTGGCGTGCTGAGTTGCCTGGCCCTGCTGGCCGCCATGGACTGGTTCAACTGGGCCCTGATGGGCGCTTGGACGGTGATCGGCTTTGCGATTTATTTCACCTATGGGGTTCGCCACAGTCGTCTGCATATTGCCAATGACTCAGCCAAGTCGTGA
- a CDS encoding high-potential iron-sulfur protein gives MSGHEDIESRRRFLKLVAGGTATVAVAMSGLPRLVRADDLPHLSEADPTAKALGYVEDATMTKDPKHKTGDTCANCQFYSGGATGFGPCQLFPGKAVSAKGWCISHTAKKV, from the coding sequence ATGTCTGGGCATGAAGATATCGAGTCACGCCGTCGTTTCCTGAAGCTCGTGGCCGGGGGCACGGCCACTGTAGCGGTGGCAATGAGCGGCTTGCCGCGTTTGGTACGAGCAGACGACCTGCCGCATTTATCCGAGGCCGATCCCACCGCCAAGGCATTGGGCTATGTTGAAGATGCAACGATGACGAAAGATCCCAAGCACAAGACAGGCGACACCTGCGCCAATTGCCAGTTCTATTCTGGCGGCGCTACGGGTTTCGGCCCCTGTCAATTGTTCCCGGGTAAGGCAGTGAGTGCGAAGGGTTGGTGCATTTCACACACCGCCAAGAAAGTCTGA
- a CDS encoding methylthioribulose 1-phosphate dehydratase, with product MSQELPATIPTALFNERADAIADVARELAQRGWTPATSSNFSMRVDADYAAITISGRDKGKLSRNDIMLVDMQGKPVGTPSRPSAETELHTQVYRHWPEMNVVLHTHSRTQSVASRLFAKDSVIKLKGWELQKAIRGHVTHESELDIPVFPNTQHMPELVARVDAWINDDKPLHAYLINGHGIYTWGHDMAEARRHLEALEFLLGCELDLRRLSA from the coding sequence ATGAGCCAAGAACTTCCCGCCACCATTCCCACTGCGCTATTCAATGAGCGCGCGGACGCTATCGCCGATGTCGCGCGCGAGCTGGCTCAGCGCGGCTGGACACCTGCCACCAGCAGCAATTTCTCCATGCGTGTAGACGCTGATTACGCCGCCATCACCATCTCCGGCCGAGACAAAGGCAAACTCAGCCGTAACGACATCATGCTGGTGGACATGCAAGGCAAGCCCGTTGGCACACCATCGCGCCCCAGCGCAGAAACCGAACTGCACACACAGGTGTATCGCCACTGGCCGGAAATGAACGTCGTACTGCATACACACTCCCGTACGCAAAGCGTCGCCTCGCGCCTGTTCGCCAAAGATAGCGTGATCAAACTGAAAGGCTGGGAATTGCAGAAGGCCATCCGAGGCCACGTCACACATGAAAGCGAACTGGACATTCCGGTGTTTCCCAATACCCAGCACATGCCCGAGTTAGTCGCCCGGGTCGACGCGTGGATCAATGACGACAAACCGCTGCACGCCTACTTGATCAATGGCCATGGCATCTATACGTGGGGCCATGACATGGCCGAAGCGCGCCGCCATCTAGAGGCGCTGGAATTCCTGCTCGGCTGTGAACTCGATCTTAGGAGATTGAGCGCATGA
- a CDS encoding acireductone dioxygenase, giving the protein MSRLRIFHAEQPQTTPSIHKDHAAITRELAKVGVRFEQWKASQPIAPGASQDEVIAAYRSDIDRLMREEGYQAVDVISLKPDHPDRATLRQKFLSEHTHSEDEVRFFVAGAGQFTLHIGDKVYDVLCERGDLIGVPDGTRHWFDMSESPYFVAIRLFTNKEGWVANFTGSDIAEQFPRMQPLATA; this is encoded by the coding sequence ATGAGCCGCCTGCGTATCTTCCATGCGGAACAACCGCAGACCACACCTTCGATTCACAAGGACCACGCCGCGATCACCCGCGAGCTGGCCAAGGTTGGCGTGCGTTTCGAGCAATGGAAAGCCAGCCAGCCGATCGCCCCTGGCGCGAGTCAGGACGAAGTAATCGCCGCCTATCGCAGCGACATCGATCGCCTGATGCGCGAAGAGGGTTACCAGGCCGTCGACGTGATCAGCCTGAAGCCGGACCACCCGGACCGCGCCACCCTGCGCCAAAAATTCCTCAGCGAGCACACCCACAGCGAGGACGAGGTGCGCTTCTTCGTCGCCGGTGCCGGCCAGTTCACCTTGCACATCGGGGACAAGGTCTACGACGTGTTGTGCGAGCGGGGCGATCTGATCGGCGTACCGGATGGTACCCGTCACTGGTTCGACATGAGTGAATCGCCCTATTTCGTGGCGATCCGCCTGTTCACCAACAAAGAAGGCTGGGTCGCCAACTTCACCGGCTCCGACATTGCCGAACAGTTTCCCCGCATGCAGCCGCTGGCGACTGCGTAG
- the mtnC gene encoding acireductone synthase gives MTSIRAIVTDIEGTTSSISFVKDVLFPYARKRLPAYVETHADKPEVQHWLHEAAKEAGLIEASRQEVIELLLRWIDEDRKSTALKALQGMIWQGGYEEGEYRSHMYPEVAARLHAWRGEGLHLYVYSSGSIPAQKLLFRYSEAGDLTPVFAGYFDTETGPKRETESYRRIVEAIGERPEHVLFLSDIVEELDAARAAGLQTGWLLRPPLDVPAQPRHPAYTSFDTIQP, from the coding sequence ATGACCTCCATCCGCGCCATCGTCACCGACATCGAAGGAACCACCAGTTCCATCAGCTTCGTCAAGGACGTGCTGTTTCCCTATGCACGCAAGCGCCTGCCCGCCTACGTCGAGACCCACGCCGACAAGCCCGAGGTGCAGCATTGGCTGCATGAGGCCGCCAAGGAAGCCGGCCTGATCGAGGCCAGCCGACAGGAAGTGATCGAACTGCTGCTGCGCTGGATCGATGAGGACCGCAAATCCACAGCGCTCAAGGCCCTGCAGGGCATGATCTGGCAAGGCGGCTACGAGGAAGGCGAATACCGCTCCCACATGTATCCGGAAGTAGCCGCACGCCTGCACGCCTGGCGCGGTGAGGGTCTGCACCTTTACGTGTACTCCTCCGGCTCCATCCCTGCGCAGAAGCTGCTCTTTCGCTACAGCGAAGCCGGCGACCTCACGCCGGTGTTCGCAGGCTATTTCGATACCGAAACGGGCCCCAAGCGCGAGACGGAATCCTACCGGCGCATCGTCGAAGCCATCGGCGAACGTCCCGAACATGTGCTGTTCCTTTCCGACATCGTGGAAGAACTGGATGCTGCGCGCGCAGCCGGACTGCAAACCGGCTGGTTGCTACGCCCACCGCTGGATGTCCCTGCCCAGCCACGCCATCCCGCATACACCAGCTTCGACACCATTCAGCCCTGA
- a CDS encoding C13 family peptidase, with translation MRIVLTALLAFAAGVLLMLLITRHPASHNPSASSVASGSTSAPANTSSSDTDDSDDNDNWPNQAPSPEQVIYAQPGMVHQALSQLTPRVVGKPNLYLLTFAGDGGEDVFRNEAEYAAQLFTKRFGPTAHTVVLENNPSTLQSHPLANWSNLEDALNQLSGVMKPDEDILVLYMTSHGDENHNLLVDMDPLPLDQIGAPDLAGILKKRPFKWKVVVVNACYSGGFVPDLRGPGTLVLTAARTNRSSFGCGSDSDITYFGKAWLVDGLNKTDDFVDAFQLAKNDISGWEKDQKLTPSEPQIDIGAGIAQQLTSWRKDIKPGPAVPFTPPLPSTNSPPASAQ, from the coding sequence ATGCGCATCGTACTGACCGCCCTGCTCGCCTTCGCCGCTGGTGTCTTGCTGATGCTGCTGATCACCCGGCATCCAGCGTCGCACAACCCGTCAGCTTCCAGCGTGGCGTCCGGCAGCACGTCTGCACCTGCCAATACCAGCAGCAGCGACACGGACGATAGCGACGACAACGACAACTGGCCCAACCAGGCGCCATCACCGGAGCAAGTTATCTATGCCCAACCAGGCATGGTGCATCAGGCGCTTTCGCAACTGACGCCGCGCGTGGTCGGCAAACCCAATCTCTATCTGCTGACGTTCGCAGGCGATGGTGGCGAAGATGTGTTCCGCAACGAGGCCGAATACGCCGCACAATTGTTCACCAAGCGCTTCGGCCCAACCGCGCACACCGTGGTGCTGGAGAACAATCCCAGCACGCTGCAGTCGCATCCACTGGCCAACTGGAGCAACCTCGAAGATGCCCTGAACCAACTCAGTGGCGTGATGAAGCCGGATGAAGACATCCTGGTGCTTTATATGACCTCGCACGGCGACGAAAACCACAATCTGCTGGTCGACATGGATCCGCTGCCGCTGGATCAAATCGGCGCTCCTGATCTGGCCGGCATCCTCAAGAAGCGTCCCTTCAAGTGGAAAGTAGTGGTGGTCAACGCCTGTTATTCGGGTGGTTTCGTGCCTGATCTGCGTGGCCCCGGTACGCTGGTGTTGACCGCCGCACGCACCAATCGCAGTTCGTTTGGCTGCGGCAGCGACTCTGACATCACTTACTTCGGCAAAGCTTGGCTGGTGGATGGGCTGAACAAGACCGACGATTTTGTCGATGCGTTCCAGCTCGCCAAGAACGATATCTCGGGATGGGAGAAGGATCAGAAACTCACACCATCCGAGCCGCAGATCGATATCGGCGCAGGGATTGCGCAGCAACTCACATCATGGCGCAAGGACATCAAGCCAGGGCCAGCGGTGCCGTTTACGCCGCCACTACCATCCACTAACAGCCCGCCGGCAAGTGCTCAGTGA
- a CDS encoding formimidoylglutamate deiminase, with protein MSNTAVIHTFKARHLWQENGWQGDVSFDVDGRGRITKRSGASPQSLDSWVLPGMPNLHSHAFQRAMAGLAERRGPGDDSFWTWRETMYSFAARIDPDTLQAIAAQLYVEMLKAGYTQVCEFHYLHHQPDGSPYAQPEAMSLALIEAAREAGIALTLLPVLYMSGGFDGRPLSARQRRFGHDVDRYLHLLANLRKLENDQLRVGVALHSLRAIPESAWRSLIDHVSLKTGPIHIHIAEQIGEVQDCLATRGARPVEWLFDHAPVDKRWCLVHATHLTEAETAQLARSGAVAGLCPTTEANLGDGLFPLAHYLDANGVLGIGSDSHISISPVEELRWLEYGQRLSTRHRNVSARHASDSVGETLWRAALKGGAQAADLPIGVITDGQRADFMVLDSDSPLLAARHERSAMDSFLFAGNMPLVRHVMVGGQWVVRDHHHRDEVSIVARYRAAMQRLTA; from the coding sequence ATGAGTAACACTGCAGTGATCCATACCTTCAAGGCACGGCATCTCTGGCAAGAAAACGGCTGGCAAGGTGACGTCAGCTTTGACGTGGATGGTCGTGGTCGTATCACCAAGCGATCGGGCGCATCCCCCCAAAGCCTCGATAGCTGGGTGCTACCCGGCATGCCTAATCTGCACTCCCACGCTTTCCAGCGCGCCATGGCCGGCCTGGCCGAGCGCCGCGGCCCCGGCGACGATTCCTTCTGGACCTGGCGCGAAACCATGTACAGCTTCGCTGCCCGCATCGATCCGGATACCTTGCAAGCCATCGCTGCCCAGCTCTATGTGGAAATGCTCAAGGCCGGCTATACCCAGGTGTGCGAATTCCACTACCTGCACCATCAGCCCGACGGCAGCCCGTACGCGCAGCCGGAAGCCATGTCGCTGGCCCTGATCGAAGCGGCGCGCGAAGCCGGCATCGCGCTGACCTTGCTACCCGTGCTGTATATGAGCGGTGGCTTCGATGGTCGTCCGCTATCGGCACGCCAGCGCCGCTTTGGTCACGACGTTGACCGCTACCTGCACTTGCTTGCCAACCTGCGCAAGCTGGAGAACGACCAACTACGTGTGGGCGTGGCCCTGCATTCCCTGCGTGCGATTCCGGAAAGCGCCTGGCGCAGCCTGATCGATCATGTGTCGCTGAAAACTGGCCCAATCCACATCCATATCGCCGAACAGATCGGCGAAGTGCAGGACTGCCTCGCCACACGTGGAGCGCGGCCGGTGGAGTGGCTGTTCGATCATGCGCCGGTGGACAAACGCTGGTGCCTGGTACATGCCACGCATTTGACCGAAGCGGAAACCGCGCAACTGGCACGCAGCGGCGCGGTGGCTGGTCTGTGCCCGACCACCGAAGCCAATCTCGGTGATGGCCTGTTTCCGCTGGCGCATTATCTGGATGCTAACGGTGTGCTGGGCATCGGCTCGGATTCGCATATCTCCATCTCGCCGGTGGAGGAATTACGCTGGCTGGAATATGGGCAGCGCCTAAGCACGCGTCACCGCAATGTATCGGCCCGCCATGCCAGCGACAGCGTGGGTGAAACCTTGTGGCGCGCGGCGCTGAAGGGTGGGGCGCAAGCGGCGGATTTGCCAATCGGTGTGATCACCGACGGGCAGCGCGCGGATTTCATGGTGCTCGACAGCGACTCGCCGCTGCTCGCCGCGCGTCATGAACGCTCAGCGATGGATAGCTTTTTGTTTGCCGGCAATATGCCGCTAGTACGGCATGTGATGGTGGGTGGGCAATGGGTGGTGCGGGATCACCACCATCGCGATGAGGTGAGTATCGTGGCAAGATATCGTGCAGCCATGCAGCGATTGACCGCATAA
- a CDS encoding chloride channel protein: MSEPTPKAANSRLRALLGHEFFAPYQWKRRIALWSGAVLVALAAILFAKTSDWAYSLFQKMVAHGIWIPLILTPLVFGLLSWATAGRLRASRGSGIPQVIATIHIDDATFRSRMLALPIAASKMMLTLLALMVGASIGREGPTVHVGAGLMYWLGRRFGFDDPKALSRFILAGGAAGIAAAFNTPLAGVVFAIEELAGTFEHRFSGLLLTAVFVGGVVSLGMTGNYAYFGTVQTSLPLGHAWLAVLECGIVCGLLGGLFARLILLSRHGPLAAIGRLRERHPVRFAVGCGFALAVLGVLSHNAIYGTGYEQARAFVQNASETPGHSFGIMKLLANVVSYWAGIPGGIFSPALAVGAGLGHNIALLLPRAPEAAVVLLGMSAYLSGVTGAPLTSAVIAMELTNNQDMVIPIMAACLLARAAASVFCPTPVYKDFAERMIRDFERQQAERANAEDEASPVEEIGPTSTYGEPAAPIEPDSTDEPRS, translated from the coding sequence ATGTCCGAACCAACCCCCAAAGCCGCCAACTCTCGTCTGCGCGCCCTCCTCGGCCACGAATTCTTCGCCCCCTACCAATGGAAACGCCGCATCGCCCTGTGGAGCGGCGCAGTGCTGGTCGCTCTGGCTGCGATCCTCTTTGCCAAGACCAGCGACTGGGCTTATTCGCTGTTCCAAAAGATGGTGGCGCACGGGATCTGGATCCCGCTGATTCTTACGCCTCTCGTGTTTGGCCTGCTGTCGTGGGCGACAGCAGGAAGATTGCGTGCCTCGCGTGGTAGCGGTATTCCGCAGGTCATCGCCACCATCCATATCGATGACGCAACTTTCCGCTCACGCATGCTGGCCTTACCGATTGCGGCCAGCAAAATGATGCTGACCTTGCTGGCGCTGATGGTGGGCGCATCGATCGGCCGCGAAGGGCCGACCGTGCATGTGGGCGCGGGGTTGATGTACTGGCTGGGGCGCCGCTTCGGCTTTGACGATCCCAAGGCGCTGTCGCGTTTCATCCTTGCCGGTGGCGCAGCCGGTATCGCGGCGGCGTTCAATACCCCGCTGGCGGGGGTGGTGTTCGCCATCGAGGAACTAGCCGGTACCTTCGAGCATCGTTTCAGCGGCTTGCTGCTCACGGCGGTTTTCGTGGGTGGTGTGGTGTCGCTGGGTATGACCGGTAATTACGCTTACTTCGGTACGGTGCAGACCAGCCTGCCGCTGGGGCATGCGTGGCTTGCCGTGCTGGAGTGCGGCATCGTCTGCGGGTTGCTGGGCGGCCTGTTTGCACGCTTGATCCTGCTGAGCCGCCACGGGCCGCTGGCCGCCATTGGACGACTGCGTGAACGCCATCCGGTAAGGTTTGCCGTCGGCTGTGGCTTTGCGCTGGCAGTGCTTGGCGTGCTGTCGCACAACGCGATCTATGGCACCGGTTATGAACAGGCGCGCGCCTTCGTGCAAAACGCCTCGGAAACGCCGGGACACAGTTTCGGCATCATGAAACTGCTAGCCAACGTGGTGTCGTACTGGGCCGGCATTCCAGGCGGCATCTTCTCGCCAGCGCTGGCGGTGGGTGCGGGTTTGGGCCACAACATTGCCTTGCTGCTGCCGCGTGCGCCGGAAGCGGCGGTGGTGTTGCTAGGCATGAGCGCCTACCTATCCGGCGTGACCGGCGCACCGCTCACTTCCGCCGTGATCGCCATGGAACTCACCAACAATCAGGATATGGTGATTCCGATCATGGCCGCCTGCCTGCTGGCGCGCGCGGCGGCATCGGTCTTCTGTCCCACGCCGGTGTACAAAGATTTCGCCGAGCGCATGATTCGGGATTTCGAACGGCAACAAGCCGAGCGCGCCAACGCGGAAGACGAAGCATCCCCGGTGGAGGAAATCGGCCCCACCAGCACCTATGGCGAACCTGCCGCGCCCATCGAACCTGATTCCACGGACGAGCCAAGATCATGA